GTAATGGCCATTGTCAACGAACAACAGGCGGCGATAGTAGCGGAACAACTGGAGCAGGCCGGCGCTTCGAATCCTGAATGCCTCGCCGAGCCGGTAGGGCGTAACACCGCTGCCGCCATCGCACTGGCTGCTTTTGTGACAGATCCCGAAACCATTTTGCTCATCACTCCCGCCGACCATCTTATCGGCACGCCGGACAGATATGCCGTCGCCATAGAGACCGCTGCGGTGCTGGCGGGAGGGAATTATATCGTCACTATAGGGTTAGTGCCCACTTACCCGGAAACAGGCTTCGGCTACATTAGTTACTCCGGGCATGACGTACTGCAGTTCGTGGAAAAGCCCAACCGTGTGGTGGCAGAAGCTATGCTGGCTGCCGGCGGCCACCTGTGGAACAGTGGCATTTTCTGCTGCAAGGCCGGCGTAATGCTGCGTGAGCTGCAACAACATGCCCCCGCCATTTACGAGGCTGCTGCTGTCGCCGCCGCGGAATGGAAAAGTACCGGGACATTGCGCAGGGAAACAATGGAGGCCATCCCGTCTGACAGTATTGATTACGCCGTACTCGAAAAAAGCGACATCGTAAAGGTGGTCCCGGCCAAAATGGACTGGAGCGATGTAGGCAGCTACGATGCATTGGCGGATGCACTTTCCAGGCATTATCAATACCGCAATCACCAGGCGGTATTTATCGAAAGCGATCCGCATAAGAATATCGTAATCGGAAAAGACAAACTGGTAGCCCTCGTAGGTGTGGAAAATATGGTGGTGGTCAATACCGCCAGCGCCCTCCTGGTGATGAAACGCGGCAACGGGCAGGATATCAGGCAACTACATCAATGGGTCAGGGAAAACCGGCCTGAATTACTGTAACCTTAACTGAAATATATGCAAGCAAATGATCCGATTTATATAGCCGGTCACCGTGGCATGGTAGGCGGCGCTATCAAAAGAAAACTTGAAACCCTGGGCTATCAAAATATCATTACACGCAGCTCCGGTAGCCTGGACCTTCGCAAGCAGGAGGATGTAGATGCTTTTTTTGCTGCTGAAAAACCTGCCTATGTATTCCTGGCAGCTGCCAAAGTGGGTGGCATTTACGCTAACAATACCTACCGGGCCGAATTTCTGTACGATAACATCATGATCGCTGCCAATGTAATACATGCTGCCTGGAAATATGGCGTCACCAAACTGCAGTTCCTGGGCAGCTCGTGCATTTACCCGCGTATGGCGCCACAGCCGGTCAAAGAAAGTTTCCTGCTGACAGGAACGCTGGAACAGACCAATGAACCTTATGCCATTGCAAAAATAGCAGGTATCAAATTATGTGAAGCATACCGGGACCAGTATGGCTGCAACTTTATCAGCGTGATGCCTACCAACCTTTTCGGCATAGGAGACAATTACCACCCTCAGAATGCCCACGTGCTGCCGGCATTGATCAGACGGTTCCACGAGGCGAAAATAAATAACCGGGCATCGGTGACAGTATGGGGAACGGGAACGCCTAAACGGGAATTCCTGTTTGCGGACGATCTGGCGGATGCCTGCGTATTCCTGATGCAGCATTACAACGAGAAAGAACCGGTGAACATCGGCAAAGGCGAAGACCTCACCATCAGGGAACTGGCAGAATATGTCAAAGATGTAGTGTGCTACGAAGGGGAGTTGATATTTGACGCCAGCAAGCCGGATGGAACACCCCGTAAGCTGATGGACGTGTCCAGGTTACGCCAGCTGGGATGGAAACATTCCATCAGCCTGAAAGAAGGACTGGTTATGGCTTACAGGGATTTCCTGCAACAGCATCAGTTCAAATTACAATCCTAAACACCAGTTGTATGAAAGTAGTAATCGTTGGTACCGGGTATGTAGGTTTAGTGACCGGGGCCTGCCTGGCAGAAGTAGGAACGGAAGTGGTATGCGTTGACGTTGATGCCGGCAAAATCGTGCGTTTACAAAACAATATGCTGCCTATTTATGAACCCGGTTTACAGGAAATTGTAAAGCGCAACCAGCAGGATGACCGTTTGCTTTTCACTACCGACCTGGCTTCGGCGCTACCTGGGGCAGAAGTGGTGTTTATTGCCGTAGGAACGCCGCCGGGAGAAGACGGCAGTGCTGACCTGCAATATGTATTACAGGTGGCCGGCCAGATAGGGCAGCTCATGGAACATTACCTCGTGATCGTCACCAAGAGCACTGTGCCTGTTGGTACTGCCGTACAGGTAAACAGGGCGGTGAAAGAGAGCCTTGACGCCCGGCAACTGATCCTCGACTATGATGTGGCCTCCAACCCTGAATTCCTGAAGGAAGGCGCTGCAGTAAATGACTTCATGAAACCGGACCGTATAGTCGTTGGTGTTAATACCACCAGGGCGAGGCACACACTGGAGCAGTTATACCGCCCCTTCCTGTTAAACGGACACCCTATATTATTCATGGACATCGCATCTGCAGAGATGACAAAATACGCTGCCAATGCCATGCTGGCCACGAGGATATCCTATATGAACGATATCGCCAATTTATGCGGGCTGGCAGGAGCTGACATCGACCAGGTAAGAAAAGGTATTGGCAGCGACCCGCGGATAGGCAAACATTTTCTTTATCCCGGTATTGGCTACGGCGGCTCCTGTTTTCCGAAAGATGTAAAAGCACTCATACAAACAGGGCGGGAATATGGCTACCATCTCCGTATCCTGGACGCAGTGGAAGCGGTAAATGAAGATCAGAAAAAAATACTGTTCCGGAAAATACTCCGCCATTTCGACGGCGATGTCCGCAATAAAAAATTCGCTGTATGGGGCTTGTCGTTTAAACCTAATACCGACGACATGCGGGAAGCCCCTTCACTGGTGCTGATAGACAGCCTGCTGGAAGAGGGCGCCATAGTGAGCGTATACGATCCTGTAGCCATGGACGAGGCATCCGCCTGCCTGGGCAACAACGTCACTTTCGCGGAAGACATGTACAGCGCCGCGGAAAACGCAGCAGCCATATTACTGGTGACGGAATGGAACACGTTCCGGATGCCGGACTGGCAAAGGCTGCGAAAAACCATGCAATCGCCGCTCGTATTTGACGGCCGCAATATCTACGATGACGTGCAACTCATCAAACTTGGATTTACCTATTACGGTATCGGCAAAGCCAATACTACAGTTAATGCGCTGATACAGTAAGTCGGCGTTAATTCCTGCTGTAACAATTATTTCTATCACCACTAAATTAACGATTGTATGAAAGTAGCCCTGATAA
This sequence is a window from Chitinophaga varians. Protein-coding genes within it:
- a CDS encoding mannose-1-phosphate guanylyltransferase, which codes for MMQHILLCGGSGTRLWPLSNQQTPKQLLTLFDGYSLLQLAFRRNRFACNKVMAIVNEQQAAIVAEQLEQAGASNPECLAEPVGRNTAAAIALAAFVTDPETILLITPADHLIGTPDRYAVAIETAAVLAGGNYIVTIGLVPTYPETGFGYISYSGHDVLQFVEKPNRVVAEAMLAAGGHLWNSGIFCCKAGVMLRELQQHAPAIYEAAAVAAAEWKSTGTLRRETMEAIPSDSIDYAVLEKSDIVKVVPAKMDWSDVGSYDALADALSRHYQYRNHQAVFIESDPHKNIVIGKDKLVALVGVENMVVVNTASALLVMKRGNGQDIRQLHQWVRENRPELL
- a CDS encoding GDP-L-fucose synthase family protein; translated protein: MQANDPIYIAGHRGMVGGAIKRKLETLGYQNIITRSSGSLDLRKQEDVDAFFAAEKPAYVFLAAAKVGGIYANNTYRAEFLYDNIMIAANVIHAAWKYGVTKLQFLGSSCIYPRMAPQPVKESFLLTGTLEQTNEPYAIAKIAGIKLCEAYRDQYGCNFISVMPTNLFGIGDNYHPQNAHVLPALIRRFHEAKINNRASVTVWGTGTPKREFLFADDLADACVFLMQHYNEKEPVNIGKGEDLTIRELAEYVKDVVCYEGELIFDASKPDGTPRKLMDVSRLRQLGWKHSISLKEGLVMAYRDFLQQHQFKLQS
- a CDS encoding UDP-glucose dehydrogenase family protein, translated to MKVVIVGTGYVGLVTGACLAEVGTEVVCVDVDAGKIVRLQNNMLPIYEPGLQEIVKRNQQDDRLLFTTDLASALPGAEVVFIAVGTPPGEDGSADLQYVLQVAGQIGQLMEHYLVIVTKSTVPVGTAVQVNRAVKESLDARQLILDYDVASNPEFLKEGAAVNDFMKPDRIVVGVNTTRARHTLEQLYRPFLLNGHPILFMDIASAEMTKYAANAMLATRISYMNDIANLCGLAGADIDQVRKGIGSDPRIGKHFLYPGIGYGGSCFPKDVKALIQTGREYGYHLRILDAVEAVNEDQKKILFRKILRHFDGDVRNKKFAVWGLSFKPNTDDMREAPSLVLIDSLLEEGAIVSVYDPVAMDEASACLGNNVTFAEDMYSAAENAAAILLVTEWNTFRMPDWQRLRKTMQSPLVFDGRNIYDDVQLIKLGFTYYGIGKANTTVNALIQ